The sequence TCGCGCAGCGTCTTCTTGCTGGCGAAGGCCGACTGCGGATTGTTTATGTAGTCGAAGTAGAGCGGCGCGGTGTGATGCGCGGAGAAGCCTGCGTTGGCCGTGTATAGTCCTTCTTCGTACCACGCCCAGTCAAACGACTGACGGCTGCTTTTGCCTTCCCGGCGAATGTCGCGGCCGATGTAGCCTACGACTTTCGACTTCTGAGCCTTGCGGTCCATTTCCGGATTGAGCAACACCGGCATCGTTGCATAACTTTGGAACGTGTTGCTGTCTCCCGTATACGAGGTCACGGGGAACTTCAGCTCGGCCGGCGGCGGGTTGTCGTCGTTAGAGATCGGCACGCCGTCGGTGTAGCCTCCCCCGCTCGGGAGCGGCACCGAGAGTGTCCCTTCGCCTGCAGCCGCCTCGGTTTGTCCGATTTGACCCGCGAACAACTGAATGTTGCTCGGCGTCGAGTCGCCGGTGTTCGCTTGGAAGTAGTGATCGAAGAGCGCGAAGTTTTTCGCATAGTACCAGAGATAGGGGACCGTGTCGCAATCGTACACGCCCTCGATAGCGATCGACTCGTTGTGCTGCTCGATCTGCTGAGGGCTCGGCGTTGGCCCCAGCGGCGGCGCTCCCCCCTCGGCATCCACGAGGAAATCGTCCATCTTGCCCCGGTCGATCGATGCTTCTTGATCGAAACGACCGTTGTTGCCACCGTTGATGTCGGGCGCATCGGAAACGTAGTTGGGGCTGCTTTGATTCGTCGAGATCAGGAACGGACGCTGACAGCTGAAAGTTTGTGGATCGTACTGGCAGTCCGTTTGTTGGGCCAGATACGTGCCCAGGTTCTCGACGTACTGGCCGTTCACTCCGGGAAACAGGCCATAGACCTGATCGAAAGTGTGATTCTCTTGAACTAGCACGAAGACGTGCTTGATTCGCGAGCGCGCTAAGCCGGCTATTTTCTCACGGTACGCGGCATCCGCCAGCTGCGCAGCCGCGGATCCCGGTCCTCCGAGTTGCGCACCCTGCGGCGTCAGAGCGGAGCCTGGGGTGCCCACTCCTCCGCAAGCTGCGAGCGCGCAGGACGCTGTAAAAATTACGATGTGCGAAGCTAATCGACGCATTGTGTTACGACCCTCCAGCTTTGAAGTGACGTGCGTGACTTCAAGCTACCAGAAGGCAACCTGGGCTTACAACGCGGAGAAAGGCGGGTTTGATAAGATGGATTAACGCTTCTTAACGCTATCGTTTTGTCAGCGTGAAGTTGTGATTAACATGGATGGGCGTCACAGCCATGCTCGACCGCTCGTTATGGAATCAAGCCAGAATCGAGGTGGCGCATGCAACGCATCCGCTTTATAACCGTCGCGCTTCTACTTTTCGCGATACCGCTCCAGATCATCGCGGATCCACCCGAACGCACCACCACGACTGCCGACCGTCAATCCATCAACCTGACCGTTTATAACGGGGGAACGGCGCTCATCCACGACCGCCGAACCTTGCGCCTGGACGACGGCCTCAATCGCATTGCGTGGCGAGACGTCAGCGCCCAGATGGACCCGACCTCGGCATTGGTGGATGGCGGTGGATCGGCGAATGCGATCCGCGTCGTCGAGCAGAACTTCAACTTCGATCTGCTCGACCCATCCGCGCTGCTCGACAAGTACGTCGGCCAGGAGGTCACCGTCGTTCACGAAGCGCGCTTCGCCGGCGAGCGCGATGCGCGCGAAAGGGCGCGCATCCTCAGCACCAACGGCGGAATCGTCCTGCAGTATCGCGACCGCATAGAGACCCAGCTGCGTGGCTACATCATCTTTCCGGCCTCGCCGAAGAACTTTCGCGACCGCCCCACGCTTGATCTCGACCTGGACAGCGGCGAGAGCGGGACCACGGCGTTGGATTTGAGCTATCTCACTAGTGGGCTCAGTTGGCGTGCGGATTATGTCGGCGTGGTCTCTTCGGATCAAAGGCACCTTTCCCTGACGGGCCTCGTGACGCTCTCCAACACGAGCGGCGCCTCATATGAAAACGCGCGACTGCAGCTGGTCGCGGGGAACGTCAATGTCGTCGGGCCCCCCTCCCTGTACGCCATGAAAACGATCGCGCGCGTCACTTCGAACGTGCAGCAGGAAAACTACTTCGAATATCACCTCTACACGCTCGCGCGCCCGACGAGCATCCTCGACAAGCAGACGAAGCAGCTCACGCTCCTGGCGGCACGGGGAATACCGATCCACGAAACCCTCGAGCTGCGCGGCTCTCCCGAGTATTACCGGAACGCCGACTCCGACATCGGCGCTCGTCTGCCGGTTGGCGCGTACGTCACGTTCGAAAACCGCGGCGGCGATCTCGGCATTCCATTGCCGGGGGGAATCGTGCGGCTCTACAAAAGCGACTCTCGCGGTCTTTCCCAGTTCATGGGATCCGACCAGATCGATCACACGCCGCGGAACGAGACGGTGCGGCTGCACCTCGGGGATTCCTTCGACGTGACCGCCCGCAAACGGCAGACGGAGTTTCGGTTCTCGAGCGCTTGTTCTGCGGACAGCTCCTATCAAATTGTGGTCGCGAACGCTAAGACGGTCGCTCAGAACGTGCTCGTCGTCGAACCGATTCCGGGCGACTGGCAGATCGTTGACGAAAACGTTTCGCACGTCAAGTCATCGGCATTTACCGCTACCTGGAACCTTCGCGTTCCGGCCGACTCACGTTCTATGTTAACCTACACGGCGCGCGTGAGCTGGTGCTATGAAGGGACCGATCAAGCTCGTTAGCGGGGTCTCGCCATCTCGGGTCCGACGAAGCGCTGCGGCGCTTGGAGGGACGGCGAAACCGGGGTTCGATGCACGGCCGCGGGCGGCGCACCGATCGGCAACAGCGTGAAGTCCTGAGCGTCCCGAGGTTCGCCGCAGCCCGCGAGGAGCATGGCGAGAATGGTTGCCCCGATAATGTAGCGGCCACGACTAAAGCGCATCGCGTTCAACTCCTCGTTGCATGGACGACTGGGGGGACGGGGACCGTTCACGGGTTCGGGCACGAAAACCTGGAATACAGCCGCGTGAAGGTTACCGCCTCGATGATGATCGCTCTAGCGAGCCTCGTAGTCTATCTCGCGCTCGCCGTCGCAGGCATGGGTGGGCTCGCCGCCTTCTTCGCGCACCCCGCGTTGATCGCGACCGCGATACTGTTCCTCGTTTTCACGATCGCCGGGGTGTTTGCCGGCGGTAACGTGAGCCCGGGCGAGAGAGAGGATCGCAGCAACCGGTGGGTCTTGTTGCCTATCATCGTCATCGGACTGGTGTCGGCGTTTGTGGCCCCGTGGACCGACCGCATCGGCTTCTGGACGATCGACGGCGAGGCGACGCGCTGGCTCGGCGTTGCGCTAATCGCCGTCGGCGGGACGCTGCGCATCGCGCCGGTCTTCATCCTCGGCAACCGCTTCAGCGGCCTCGTCGCGATTCAGCCCGGGCACATGCTCGTGACGACCGGGCTGTACGCGCGCATCCGCCATCCCAGTTACCTCGGATTGCTCGTCAGCGCTCTGGGTTGGTGCCTTGCTTTTCGCTCCGGCGTGGGCGTTTTGCTCACGTTGCTGCTCGTGCCGCCCGTCGTCGCGCGAATGAACTCGGAAGAGGCGCTGCTCAGCTCACAGTTCGGCGCGGACTACGACGCGTATCGCTCGCGAACGTCGCGGTTGGTGCCGGGGGTGTATTGACGGTAGCGCGTTGCAACGCGCTACAAATAGTTTCCCTCTGACATCCAACGCTGCTTCCTGCAGCATCCACGATCGGCGGCTGCGATCCGCCGCACCCTGCCAGCAAGGCCGCAGCACCGCCGATCCAAAGCACGCCGCGCGGCTATTGCAATTATCTTCATTACTTATGCCACGTTGAATGCCCGCTCTCGGTTTGCGTCGTAAAAGTCGAGCTACTCAGCGCCGTGCCTAGATCTTGTCCGTGATCAAAACAATCGAGTCATTCTCGGGGGAAGACCAGCTCGCCGATCTTGTTTCTGAACCCCTCGGCAAACCACATGTTCCCATCCGGGCCCTTAACGATACCAACTACCTGGAACTTTGGCTGGCTCCCGTTAATCGCGCCCGGCAGTTTGTAATCGTTCACGACCTGCCCTTGGAGATTCATGGAGATTATGTGACCTACGAACGGCTGGGTTATCCACCAATTCCCGTCCGGGCCTAGTGCTATACCGTCGCCCTGATCTGCTATCGAATACTTCGTAATTTGTCCATCGGGTGTAATCTTTCCGACCCACGCGTTGGTCTTCGGACCATCAGCCGCGGTAAACCATACATTGCCGTCGGGGCCTTCCGTAACGTTCCACACACCGTCCGCCGCAACAATAGGAAAGTTGGTAATCGCCCCGTCGGCCGTCACGCGGGTTATTTGCGGGCAGTTTCCGCTGTCGCCGATCCAGAATGTTTCACCTTCGCCCACTGCCAATGGGCCCGGGTAGCAGTAAAAACCAGGCAAACGTATCGTTTTTACCAGCTTGGGTTTAATGGTGAGCTCGTCGAGGTTACCCGAGTATACTCCCGTTCCCGGGGACGTGGCTACCATCCATAGATGCCGCCGTGCGGACACGATGCCCGCAGTCCATCCACATCCCGATTGGCCACACACCCTGTACTGGGATATCAGCCCATTTTTGACTAGACCAATGGTTTGAGTGTAGTAGTCGGTAAACCAAACGTTTCCATCGGGACCGTGCGTAAAATGATAGGCCGAATCGTACCCAGAACCATTGCGCTTCTCGGGTAGGGCGTGCGCCGTGACGGCACCGTTAGGGAGCATTCGTCCAAGATACGGATAAAAGGAGTTAAACCAAAGAGCTCCCGCCGAGTCGAACGCGAGCTGGTAGAGATCCTCGAGCTTTTTGTTCTTGACAACGTACTCCTTAAGAACGGGGCCGCTCCTCCGCAGAGCGCTTTGGTTCGCCCGGGCCGCCCCGCCGATCGGCAGCTGCAATCCGCCGCAGCCCGCAAGCAATGCGCCTGCGGCTCCGATGCTAAGCGCGAAGCGAGCTAAGGTTCCCATGTGCCATGCCTCCCCGAAGCTGAACGGACGAGCGACTGAGAACGTTCGGCGGCCGCGCCGTCAGTTCCATCGCGGGAGCCAGGCCGCCAAGAGTGAAGCCGTCTCGCGGCTCGCTCCGAGGTCCCCGCGCTGATCGGCGCCCCTCGTCCCGTCTGGCTTCGGTCGAAGTTTGCCGGTTCTCAGGATCATGCTTATCCGCGTACGGCGGGGCTTCCTGAAAGCAAGAAACAGGGCAGTGACACCTCCCGGTGAGATGGAAGCTAACGGACACCTAAGATGTTGATCGGCGATTGGATCTCAATTTCGTGGCCCAACGCGACGGCGATGCTGACTATCTATTGGCTCGTCAAAGCGTTCTGGCCGCTCACGATCCTTGCTGCCATCGCCGTGTGGTTCTGGTGGCGGCGGCGTTCGAGTGTAGGAGCGCGCATCGTTGCCGGCCTCGCCGCAGCGCTTTGGGTGTGCTCGGCTATCCCGTATCTATATTTCGTGGGTGGGCAAATCGCGTTCGCGGCGCAGGTACGGTCGCGGCAGGAGACGCTGAGGGACGCTACCGTGATTGCGGGCATCCGTCTTCCCGCCGGGACGCTCGTAACGCATCCGACTGCGCAAGCGCGGAACGAGATCGCGTCGCTCGATCTTCAACAAGAGGCTAGCGTTTACGGGACGCCGTTGACGGGACACGTCGACTTCAACAACGGGCAGCCAAATGGATTCGTAACGCTTGCGCGAGATGCGGCGATCGGCGGCATCCCCTGTTCCTCGGATGCGCAGGTGCAACTCAAGGATGGGAAGGTCGACACGTGCACGATGTCGCGCTCGAGCATCGTCCGCGGGATTCCGTGCCGGGGTGAGGTGTCATTAAGCAACGGGACGCAGTGCGTGCTTTCCTCGGACTATCGGAGCTTCGGCGTTACGTGGCGGGCAGGCACGCAGGCGAGCATCGACGGAAATGGCGGGTCGTTCGACATCATGGCGCAACCACCGAATCTCCACGTGGTCGGTTCGCCTCTTCCCAGTCGCGCGATCGTCGAGTTTACCGGCGGGCGTCTCTACGGAGTAAACTTCACGATCAATCCATGGCGCATGCAAGGATGCACGATCAATTACATCGCCGTTGCATACGGCGCTGCGCCCGGCAAAACGACCGGTGCGTGCCGCCTCCCGCGAGGGCGCGACGGTAACGTCGTATTACCACCGACCGCGTTTACGGTTAACTCCTAGTCGCCCTTCGCCCTTCGAGACGCGCGCTTCGCGCGCTCCTCAGGATGACAACAGGAGGGGGCGAGTGTTTGATGCTCGCCCCCGTTTCTGTTTGTTAGTAGGCTTTGATGCCGTGTGGAGTTCCCCATCCGGCCGGGCCGCTGTACTTTTGGTAGCCGCCACCGGTCTTTGGCAGGCCGGCTTCGCAGAGATAATCGCCGCAACTGCCGTCGCTGCCGGAAGTGATTTGGTGCAGCTGCAGCCGGTGTTTCCTCGGCGAAAGGTCCCAAAACGTCTCGCCGCCCGTCAAGCTGCCCGGGTTATCGACGAGACCGACGATGCCGGCCGTCAGCGGCGCCGCGACGCTCGTTCCACAGATGTCCAACCAGCCGCCGTAACTGCTGATGTACTCGGCCACGCCGGGGCTACAGCCCGCTTCGGCCGAGATGTCCGCGATGGTTCGGCCGTTGCAGTCCGGATCGTGCTGCCATTTCGGCTTGGGAGTGGTAGTCGCGCAGCCGGCTCCCGCGCCGTCCCAGGCGCTTTCGCTATAGGTCGAGCCTGACTTTGCCAATTGCGTGCCGCCTATGGCGAGCACGTTTGCGAGCGCCGCCGGCCACTCGATCTCCGGATATCCGTTGTCGCCGGACGACGCTATATAACCGACGCCGGGTGTATTGAAGTAGTTCGGAAAGTTCGAATCACCGCAATTCTCGCCGTAGTTGAAGCTGCTGCAGCCCCAGCTGTTGCTAAGGATCTTGGCACCGAGCTTCACGGCGGTGGCTTCGGCTTTTTCCAAGCCGCAGACCACGGCACCACAGTTGCCGCCTTCGATCAAGTAGATCGTACATTTGGGGCAGCTTACCGAGACCATTTCGATGTCGAGATCGGTCTCGATGCACCAACCGAAGTTCTGGCAGCTCTCAGGATAGTTGCTTTCCTGCCCTTCCTCATTGAACTTCGAGAATGTCGCCGTTCCCAATCCGAACGTAGTGCGGTAGGTCGCGAGATCCGACTGGGCAGTAGGTAAGTCGCCCAGCTCGATGAGCGCGACTATCGTTCCCGATCCCTTGCCCAGCGAGGGGGTAAGGTTATAGCGAGTTTGCAGGTCGGCGGGCTGCCAGCCGCAGTTGTCGCCAGAGGGCGAGCAAGGCGGCTTCCCACCCCTGTTGACGATCAACACATGGCACATTACGCGTCCGACTAACAGTTTGCAGCCGGGCCGGGCTTCGTGCTTGGCTTTCCACTCCGGCACAAAGTGCGCGGAAGCGGAAGTACCGCCTTGCGACGCGACACCGGCCGTCGGAGTACTCGATGGGCCGGCCCCGTTACAGCCGGCGATCGCTAGCGCCACCACCAGCGAAGAAAGTTTCAAGGATACTCTCACAAACGCTCCTCTCAATAGGTAGACATGGGGGGCACGAGTTACTTATGAGGAAACGCAGCAGTTGCCTCCCACTCAACCTTCGTCCTTCGTCTCGCTCCGCTCGCTCAGGACTGCGCATCACTCCCGCCCTTCGACTGCGGCGCTGCGCGCCGCGCTCAGGATGACAGAGAGAACTCGGGATAACGCAAGTGGCTATTGGGGATTCGCAGGGGCTTCGTCGTTGAAGAAGCCGACGATCGTATTATTGGAGTCGATGACGAACATGATGGGTTGCGAACCCTTCTCGAAGTCGGCGCGGTAATGGTAGCGCCGATACTGCTGCATCGAGTCCGCGCGCAAAAATTGCAACTGCCGGAACTTCCCTAGCCCCGCGAATGCGTCGTTGATCTGCGCCAACAGTTGCTGCGTGAAGCCCTGCCGCATCTGCGACGAGATGCCGCTTGGGACATGGCCTGCGAGCACCGTCTTGAAGAAGGTGGTGAAGCGGCCCGTCTGCCCGCTGTCGGGCGCCGGCGCCGATTTGAGTTCCGGCGGAGCGGGCTGCGCGTCGGGCGGCGCCGGCTGTGCGCAGACCGGCGCTGCGGCGCTCATCATGAGCCCACAGAACAGCGCGGCGGCAACTTTCGAGATCATCTTAGGATTTGTCCTGAAAGAAGCCCACGATTGTTCCGTTCGAATCGAGGATGAACACTATGCCTTGCGACCCGTTTTCAAAGACGGCCATGTAATGGTAGCGCAAATACTGCTGGATCGTGTCCGCGCTGACGAACTGCAGCTCCCGAAACTTGCCCTCTCCGGCGAACGCAGCGGCGATCTGCCCCAATAGTTGTTGCGTGAAGCCCTGCCGCATCTGCGAAGAGATGTTTCCGCCCGGAACGTGTCCCGCAAGCACCGTCGTGAAGAAGCTCGTGAAGTCCGCCGTCTGTTTGCTGGTCGGCGCCGGGGCCGATGGAGTAGCGGGCCCCGAAGTGGGCACCGGGGGCGGTGCGGAGGGTACCGCGCCAAACGTGGCTCCGCAGAGCAACGCCGCGACGGCGAGTTTCGAGAGCATTTAGGTCGAGCGTCCTTTCCTACGGAGCATTGCGCGAGCCTTTTCGATTCGCCGCGACCGCGCCTCGAGTCTTTTCGCGTCTTCGATCCAAAGCACATATTCTTTGCGATGCGTGTACGATAAGCTGTCGTACGCTCGCCTTTCGACCGCAGTCATCGCCTCCGCGAAGCCTCGGGGTAAGTCCGTCACGCGCGCTTCCACACGAGCACGTTCGAACTGCCCCAGATCTCGGGCGGCAGCGTGCGGATGGTCAGCGTGTCGCCGGCGAGCTTGAACTGGCGCTCGAGCGTGACGCCGACCAGATCGGTAAAGACGCTCACCTCGACGTGGTGAAACACGCGGTCGCCGCGGATCTCGTAGCGGCCGGCGTAGGCGAGAAAGTTGCGCAGTGACTCGCTGCGTGCAGTCTCGGACGCGCTCGTTCCGGTGGGCGAGTGGAGTTCCGGGCGATGGGTGCCGCCGAGCACCGCGGCCATGCGGTCCTGCGCGGTATAAATAAGGTAGCCTACCGGCGAGGGGCCGAAGCGCGGCTCTTCGGTGGCCTTGCCTTCGTCCACGTTGAAGCTCACGAGGCTCCACGCACCGACGACGCCGGCCGGTTCGGCCGCAACAGCTGGGACGGTCGCGATCGCCGCGAGCACGCCGAACGAGGCCGCCGCTTCCAGCAGGCCCTTGCGAGACAACGATTGTAATTGCGGTGAATCACCGCGAGTAAATAACGCCATGATCAAACGGGGTCTTTTGACCCTCGCGATTACGCTCCTCGGTGCGAGCCCTTCGGTCGCACCGCGAGACGCCGCGCCCGAGGCGATGACGCCGCAGAAGATTTTCGACGCGGCGTTCCGGCGCTTGCAGTCGTACCCCGTGCCGCCGTACGCCGTGTGGACCGCGACCTGGAACATCCGTGAGCGGCCGATGGGCTATTACACCGGCGAGAAGGCGAGCGTCGAGACGAGCCGCTACGCCGTGCGCCTCTCCGACGGGATCGAGAACGTCAGCGACCCGATTCCGAGCGGCAAGCTGCCGCCCGCGACGATCGAGGACGAGTTCCTGGGCCCGTTCGCGTGGACGATGCGCTCGTCGGTGCGCGTCGCGCCGCCCGGCGGCGTGATGATGCAGCCCGACATCGAGGGCCTCAAGACGATCGCCACGGTCGTCGCGATCGCGCAGTCGCCGTACACCTTCGGATTTACGCGCGCCGGCGCGCTGCCGATCGAAACCGTCGACGGACATCGCGTCTATCATTTGGAGCTGCGGCCCCGCAGCGATTCGCAGCTGCACAATCTGCGCGATCTCTGGATCGACGCCGACACGTACGATTTGTGGAGGGCGCATTTCGTCGGGACGTATCGTCCCTTTCCGAACGCACCGCTGAGCCCCACCGACGTCATGGTAAACTTTCGCAACGTGCTCGGGCGCTGGGTCGTTACGCGCGCCGCCTGGAACTGGGACGACGCACCCCTCTCCTTCATGTTCGACGTGACCAACGACGAGATCGGCTTGCCCGCTTCGCTCCCGGACTGGCTCTTCGATGCAAAACAGTACCAGCGTCACCAAGATGCCGGCGAGCCGGACTACATCGGCGAGCTTCTCAAGCGCATGCGGGCGGGGTCGAACGGGTAAGGCTGCAGCCTGCGCCGAAGGCCGGAGCATGGAGCGTTCCCGTTTTACTGCCCTCGCTGTGGCGTTTGTCCTCGCGTCCTGCGGCGGCGGTTATGCCGGCGGGTCCGGGGGCGCGACGCCTGCGTTCGTCGTCGACACGCATCGTCAAGGCAGCTCCGGTCTAATCAAGCACGTCGTCATCATGATTCAAGAGAATCGCAGCTTCAACAATTTCTTCGCGACGTTCCCGGGCGCCGACGGAACCACGTACGGCATGATGGGCAAGAAGCGGATCCACTTGACGGAAACCAATCTCGTCTGGCCGTGCGACCTCGGGCATTCGCGCAACGCGTATCTCGAGGACGACGACAACGGTAAGATGGACGGATTCTATCTCGAGGGCAACGGGAACAAAGCGCCGTGCATCGGGCAGGCCGGCCGGCGCCCGTACCAATACGTGAAACCGGCGCAGATCCAGCCGTACTGGGACATGGCCGGGCAGTACGTGCTAGCCGAGCACATGTTCCAGACGCAAGGCAGCGGCAGCTTTACCGCGCATCAAGACTTGATTCGCGGCGGCACGACGTTCGACGCGGCGCTCGACGAGGCGCTGGTGGATTTTCCGACGGTCGCGCCGTGGGGCTGCAACGCGCCGCCAAAGGCCAAGACGTCGTACCTGCTGTGGACTGGGAGCTACATCCACGGCGAGCACAACAAAGGGCCGTTCCCGTGCACCAACAAGTTTCCCGGATCGGGAAGCTACTATCACACGCTGGCCGACGAGCTCGACGCGAAGAAGATCTCGTGGAGGTACTACACGCCGAAGCTCAGCTCCACCGGCAGACTGTGGAACGCGTTCAATATGATCGCATCCGTACGGTACGGTCCGGAGTGGGGCACGAACGTCGTGTGGCCGGAGACGACGATCTTCACGGACATCACGAACGGCACGCTGCCGGCAGTGTCGTGGTTGATTCCGGACGGCAAGAACTCCGATCACCCGGGCTCCGCCGCGACGGACACGGGGCCGTCGTGGGTGGCGAGCGTCGTGAACGCGATCGGTCAGAGTTCGCTGTGGGACTCCACCGCGATCGTCGTCGTGTGGGACGATTGGGGAGGATTTTACGATAACATGCCGCCGCCGCCGGTCGGGGGGTCGCAGTTCGATCACTGGGGCGGCTTGGGCTTCCGCGTTCCCTGTATCATCGTTTCGCCGTACGCGCGCGAGGCGACGAAGAGCAAGCCCGGCTACATCTCTCCCACGGACTACGAGTTCGGCAGCATCCTGAAGTTCGTCGAGGACAACTGGGATCTGCCGCGACTCGGGACAACCGACGGCCGCGCCAACAGCATCGTCGACTCGTTCGATTTCACGCAGCCGCCGCGCACGTTCACGAAGATTCCCTCATCGTACCCGCTCGAGTATTTCGAGCGCGAGGCGCCTTCGAACATTCCCCTCGACTCTGAATAGCGGAGAACTTTTTCGCATGAGCCGTTTTCGCATTGCACTCCTCGCCGGAGCGTTCGTCCTTTCATCCTGCGGCGGAGGCGCCGGCGGCGGCGGATTGCCGTTCCAGGCCCCATCAAGTTCGCATAAGAGCGGCAGCATACCAATCTCGCACATCATCATCATGATCCAGGAGAACCGCAGCTTCAACAATCTCTTCGCGACGTTCCCCGGGGCCGACGGGACGACGAGGGGCAAAATGGGCAAGAAGATCATTCGCTTGAAACCGGAACCACTGATTTGGCCGTGCGACTTCGGGCATTCGCGCAGCGGGTTCTTGAAAGACTACGACGACGGCAAGATGAACGGGTTCGGCACGGAGAGCGGCGGCAAGGGCAGCAAATGCACGCCGCAGGCGGGGCGCAACTCGTATCAGTACGTGATTCCCGCGCAGCTCGGCCCGTACTGGGACGTCGCCGGGCAGTACGTGCTCGCCGATCATACGTTCCAGACGCAAGGCAGCGGCAGCTTCACCGGACACCAGGATCTGATCCGCGGCGGCACGACGTTCGATTCGGCGGAGGACGAGGCGTTGGTCGACTTTCCGACCGGCACGCCGTGGGGCTGCAACGCACCGCCGAACACGACGACCTCCATGCTGGTCTGGACCGGCAGCGGCATCCAGGGGCCCAAGAAAGGTCCGTTCCCGTGCACCGACAAGTTTCCGGGATCGGGCAGCTACTATAAGACGCTGGCCGATCTGCTTGACGCGAAGTCGGTCAGTTGGAAGTACTACACGCCGACGCTCGGCGGCGCCGGTGCGCTGTGGAATGCGTTCGACATGATCGCGTCGGTCCGCAACGGTCCGGAGTGGAAGACGAACATCGTTTCACCCGACAAGAAGATTTTCGACGACATCACGAACGGGACACTGCCCAGCGTCTCGTGGGTGATACCCGACGCACCGTATTCCGATCATCCGGGCGGCGGCTCAGGCGCCGGAGGACCGTCGTGGGTCGCAAGCGTCGTCAACGCTATCGGTTTGAGCCCGTACTGGGGCTCGACCGCGATCATCGTCACCTGGGACGACTGGGGTGGCTTCTACGACGAGGTGAAGCCGCCGCAGCCGTTCGACCACTGGGGCGGCCTCGGATTTCGCGTTCCGATGATGATCGTCTCGCCCTACGCGCGCGAGACCGTGCCCAGCAAGCCCGGCTACATCTCACACACGCAGTACGAGTTCGGCAGCATCATCAAGTTCGTCGAGGACATCTGGGGCCTCGGCCGCCTCAACACCACCGACACGCGCGCCAACAGCATCATCGACTCGTTCGACTTCTCACAGAAACAGCGCACGTTCACGAAGATTCCGTCGTCGTATTCACGCGAGTACTTCGAGCATTTGCCACCGTCGAACGAGCCGATAGACAGCGAGTAGAGCTTAGTCGTCGTCGGGGGGACGGTAGTCGGGCGGCTGTGCCAGGAAGAACTCCTCGCCCTGAGGTGCTTTGATCGGGATGAACTTGCGCGGAGGCCGCGAGAAATCGAAGCAGTCCTTTGCGGGCGAGGTAGCGCGCCGGTCGGCCACGGTGAGCTGATCGAGTCCGAACAGATCCTCGGCGAAGCGCAGCACGCTCGTGGTCTCGTACTGCACGTGCGACACGTGGTCGCGCTTGGCGTAGGGCGATATCACGAGCAATGGAACGCGAAAGCCCAAGCCGTCGAAGCCTCTGTGCGGC is a genomic window of Candidatus Binatia bacterium containing:
- a CDS encoding alkaline phosphatase family protein, coding for MERSRFTALAVAFVLASCGGGYAGGSGGATPAFVVDTHRQGSSGLIKHVVIMIQENRSFNNFFATFPGADGTTYGMMGKKRIHLTETNLVWPCDLGHSRNAYLEDDDNGKMDGFYLEGNGNKAPCIGQAGRRPYQYVKPAQIQPYWDMAGQYVLAEHMFQTQGSGSFTAHQDLIRGGTTFDAALDEALVDFPTVAPWGCNAPPKAKTSYLLWTGSYIHGEHNKGPFPCTNKFPGSGSYYHTLADELDAKKISWRYYTPKLSSTGRLWNAFNMIASVRYGPEWGTNVVWPETTIFTDITNGTLPAVSWLIPDGKNSDHPGSAATDTGPSWVASVVNAIGQSSLWDSTAIVVVWDDWGGFYDNMPPPPVGGSQFDHWGGLGFRVPCIIVSPYAREATKSKPGYISPTDYEFGSILKFVEDNWDLPRLGTTDGRANSIVDSFDFTQPPRTFTKIPSSYPLEYFEREAPSNIPLDSE
- a CDS encoding alkaline phosphatase family protein encodes the protein MSRFRIALLAGAFVLSSCGGGAGGGGLPFQAPSSSHKSGSIPISHIIIMIQENRSFNNLFATFPGADGTTRGKMGKKIIRLKPEPLIWPCDFGHSRSGFLKDYDDGKMNGFGTESGGKGSKCTPQAGRNSYQYVIPAQLGPYWDVAGQYVLADHTFQTQGSGSFTGHQDLIRGGTTFDSAEDEALVDFPTGTPWGCNAPPNTTTSMLVWTGSGIQGPKKGPFPCTDKFPGSGSYYKTLADLLDAKSVSWKYYTPTLGGAGALWNAFDMIASVRNGPEWKTNIVSPDKKIFDDITNGTLPSVSWVIPDAPYSDHPGGGSGAGGPSWVASVVNAIGLSPYWGSTAIIVTWDDWGGFYDEVKPPQPFDHWGGLGFRVPMMIVSPYARETVPSKPGYISHTQYEFGSIIKFVEDIWGLGRLNTTDTRANSIIDSFDFSQKQRTFTKIPSSYSREYFEHLPPSNEPIDSE